Proteins encoded by one window of Blautia faecicola:
- a CDS encoding response regulator transcription factor gives MYKIAVIEDDTLLGQALVEMLTSHGYQAFAAESVTKARRLLERQPVDLLLIDRGLADGDGVELCRQRSGQEKLPAIFLTARDEEEGIVEAFDAGADDYLVKPVALAVLLKHIEAVLRRTGGEPNQVFYYQDFSLDYDRKEARIQGQPVALTPKEYGILEVLTQNQKKVVTKRMLLEQVWDDGGNFVEENTLHVTLNRLKKKIEPDPAHPVYVKNVFGLGYTFGE, from the coding sequence ATGTATAAAATCGCAGTGATCGAAGACGATACGCTGCTTGGGCAGGCGCTGGTGGAGATGCTCACGTCCCATGGATATCAGGCATTTGCAGCGGAATCTGTGACAAAAGCCCGCCGGTTGCTGGAGAGACAGCCGGTGGATCTGCTTTTAATCGACCGCGGGCTTGCGGATGGAGACGGCGTGGAACTGTGCCGGCAAAGGAGCGGGCAGGAGAAATTGCCAGCTATTTTTCTGACAGCGAGAGATGAAGAAGAGGGTATCGTAGAAGCATTCGATGCGGGTGCGGACGATTACCTGGTAAAACCGGTGGCACTTGCGGTGCTTTTAAAACATATCGAGGCGGTGCTTCGAAGAACAGGCGGTGAGCCGAATCAGGTGTTTTATTATCAGGATTTCAGCCTGGACTATGACCGGAAAGAAGCGAGGATCCAGGGACAGCCGGTAGCGCTGACACCGAAAGAGTACGGGATTCTGGAAGTACTTACGCAAAATCAGAAAAAAGTAGTAACAAAACGCATGCTTCTGGAACAGGTCTGGGATGATGGCGGGAATTTTGTGGAAGAAAATACGCTGCATGTGACGCTGAATCGCCTGAAAAAGAAGATCGAGCCGGATCCTGCACATCCTGTGTATGTGAAAAATGTGTTTGGGCTTGGCTATACGTTTGGAGAATAA
- a CDS encoding chloride channel protein codes for MKQKKTGISAEKQEQWILQGKYVILAVLVGICVGIVDTIFGRGLLAISDFRGQYYRYLLPILPVAGLAIAWMYQRFSSLSLKGMTLVFEVGQKKREEIPLALVPLVMIGTWITHLFGGSAGREGVAVQIGATLSHETGRRLHIKETKPVMLITGMAAGFGGLFQTPLAAVFFAMEVGVSGYVEYDALLPALIASYTASMTSHLLGLEKFAVDVQEIWQIGNIKNVVILVILGLAFGLTGRCFSVLLQKTKKLAGDKISNPLVRIGCLAIPLAIVLMVLHSARYSGLGTNLITASFTGDTIYRYDWILKLLLTIATLAIGFQGGEVTPLFSIGASLGVALGSAFGISPVICASLGYAAVFGSATNTVIAPILIGLEVFGSQNAIPLVVVCLLAYMVNGNHSIYGAQVKALCSFEEK; via the coding sequence ATGAAACAGAAGAAAACAGGAATATCCGCAGAAAAACAGGAACAATGGATTCTGCAAGGAAAATACGTGATTCTTGCCGTATTAGTAGGTATCTGCGTGGGAATCGTCGACACGATTTTCGGAAGAGGGTTGCTGGCAATTTCAGATTTTCGTGGGCAATATTATCGTTATCTACTCCCGATCCTTCCGGTGGCTGGTCTGGCAATTGCCTGGATGTATCAGCGTTTCAGCAGTCTGAGCCTGAAGGGGATGACACTGGTATTCGAAGTGGGACAGAAAAAACGGGAAGAAATACCGCTGGCACTCGTTCCGCTGGTGATGATCGGAACGTGGATCACGCATCTTTTCGGCGGCAGTGCCGGACGGGAAGGGGTGGCGGTGCAGATTGGTGCGACGCTCTCGCATGAGACGGGCAGACGGCTCCATATCAAAGAAACAAAACCGGTGATGCTGATTACCGGTATGGCAGCGGGATTTGGCGGGCTGTTCCAGACACCGCTGGCAGCAGTATTTTTTGCGATGGAAGTGGGGGTTTCCGGTTATGTGGAATATGATGCGCTGCTTCCGGCACTGATCGCGTCCTATACAGCATCCATGACATCACATCTGCTGGGACTGGAAAAATTCGCGGTGGATGTACAGGAAATCTGGCAGATTGGAAATATAAAAAATGTAGTTATTCTGGTAATTCTCGGTCTGGCGTTCGGGCTGACCGGGCGGTGTTTTTCTGTACTTTTGCAGAAGACGAAGAAGCTGGCAGGAGACAAAATCAGCAATCCACTGGTACGGATCGGCTGTCTTGCGATCCCTCTTGCAATTGTATTGATGGTATTACACAGTGCAAGATACAGTGGACTGGGAACCAACCTGATCACGGCATCCTTTACCGGCGATACCATCTACCGATACGACTGGATCCTGAAACTTTTGCTGACGATCGCAACACTTGCGATTGGATTTCAGGGTGGAGAGGTAACACCGTTATTTTCTATTGGTGCGTCATTGGGCGTGGCGCTTGGCTCTGCGTTCGGAATTTCACCGGTTATCTGCGCATCCCTTGGCTATGCAGCAGTATTTGGCAGTGCGACCAACACGGTAATTGCACCGATCTTGATCGGACTGGAAGTCTTTGGAAGCCAGAATGCGATCCCTCTGGTTGTGGTCTGCCTGCTGGCATATATGGTCAATGGAAATCATTCGATCTATGGGGCACAGGTGAAGGCGCTGTGCAGTTTTGAAGAAAAATAA
- a CDS encoding ABC transporter ATP-binding protein: protein MQILETKEVKKYYPTPSGIVRALDGVSLSVTEGTFGAIVGSSGSGKTTLLHMLGGLDEPTDGQIWVRGTALKGMSGEEKIVFRRRNIGFVFQNYNLVSTLSVRENIMLPLLLDGMKVDRKFLKEITESLKLTEKLDHMPHMLSGGQQQRVAIARALITKPAVILADEPTGNLDSVTGMEVIGLLKTSAERYHQTILLVTHNEEIAQMAERIIRIEDGKVTGDSDEK from the coding sequence ATGCAGATACTTGAGACAAAAGAGGTAAAAAAATATTATCCGACACCATCCGGGATCGTGCGCGCCCTGGATGGTGTCTCACTTTCTGTAACGGAAGGAACCTTTGGGGCTATCGTCGGCTCCTCGGGAAGCGGAAAAACCACGCTGCTTCATATGCTGGGAGGTCTGGACGAGCCAACAGACGGACAGATATGGGTGCGGGGAACAGCACTGAAGGGAATGTCCGGAGAAGAAAAGATAGTGTTTCGGAGAAGAAATATCGGATTTGTTTTTCAGAATTATAATCTGGTGTCGACACTCAGTGTCCGGGAAAATATTATGCTGCCGTTGTTACTGGACGGGATGAAGGTCGACCGGAAATTCCTGAAAGAAATTACCGAAAGTCTGAAACTGACGGAAAAACTGGATCATATGCCACATATGCTATCCGGTGGCCAGCAACAGCGGGTTGCGATCGCACGGGCGCTGATCACGAAACCGGCGGTGATCCTGGCAGATGAACCGACCGGAAATCTGGATTCAGTGACCGGGATGGAAGTGATCGGACTGTTAAAGACAAGTGCAGAAAGGTATCATCAGACAATTTTGCTGGTTACGCATAACGAAGAGATCGCGCAGATGGCAGAACGGATCATCCGTATCGAGGATGGAAAGGTGACGGGTGATTCGGATGAAAAATAA
- a CDS encoding MgtC/SapB family protein: MFGFSCAEWTIPNVLIRIVVSMILGCVIGLDRGLKKRGAGTKTNTIVCLGATLVMLTAQYMEVYFPGKSDLSRMASQVISGVGFLGVGTIIVSGHQVRGLTTAASLWACACVGLAVGIGFLDGGVIITVCVLISLHVLPRLEKYFFRRSKYLSVYVELETNGSISEFLEKLQENQIQVDTMDVIKGKTKKTPCALLLTLRLPTAYKSTYVEQLEEIPGVNSVDII, encoded by the coding sequence ATGTTTGGTTTTTCATGTGCGGAATGGACAATTCCCAATGTTTTGATTAGAATCGTAGTTTCCATGATACTTGGATGTGTGATCGGTCTGGACAGAGGATTGAAAAAACGTGGAGCAGGAACAAAGACGAATACGATCGTATGTCTGGGAGCAACGCTGGTTATGTTGACGGCGCAGTATATGGAGGTATATTTTCCTGGGAAATCGGATCTTTCGCGTATGGCATCGCAGGTGATCAGCGGGGTAGGATTTCTTGGAGTAGGAACCATCATTGTGTCAGGGCATCAGGTGAGGGGACTGACAACTGCGGCAAGTTTATGGGCATGTGCATGCGTTGGTCTTGCAGTGGGGATCGGGTTTCTGGATGGTGGAGTTATCATTACGGTGTGTGTACTGATTTCCCTTCACGTGCTTCCACGTCTGGAAAAATATTTTTTTCGGCGCAGTAAATATCTATCCGTCTATGTGGAACTGGAAACCAATGGAAGCATTTCTGAATTCTTGGAAAAACTTCAGGAGAATCAGATACAGGTAGATACTATGGATGTGATAAAGGGGAAAACGAAGAAAACACCATGCGCTCTGCTGTTGACTCTGCGGTTACCTACTGCATACAAAAGTACATATGTGGAACAATTGGAAGAGATTCCGGGTGTTAACAGCGTAGACATTATCTGA
- a CDS encoding sensor histidine kinase: MIRKRKAQQEMEEISRMLERVLNGECIQPGEIGYEDTLPAKIRYQIRRISEKNQGVEARITRERDETKALIGEIAHQMRNPLAGVESYTQLLEGEISGEPGRTYLRALEQSEQRLHFLTESFIKMARLEQQMIQIKKTTDALADTIFSAVLLVQKAAEEKQMEVEVTGAEETKVWHDGNWLGEAVYNLLDNSVKYAPEHSKIRVVVRQDEMYTRIVVSDDGIGIPKGEENRIFQRFYRGSRVTGEPGFGLGLYISREIVTLHGGFMKAKRKEQGLEVAIFLPV, from the coding sequence ATGATTCGAAAAAGAAAAGCACAGCAGGAGATGGAAGAGATTTCCCGGATGCTGGAGCGGGTTCTGAACGGGGAATGTATCCAGCCGGGAGAAATCGGGTATGAAGATACACTTCCGGCAAAGATCCGTTATCAGATTCGCAGGATTTCTGAGAAAAATCAGGGCGTGGAAGCACGGATTACCAGAGAGCGGGATGAGACGAAAGCACTGATCGGGGAGATCGCGCATCAGATGCGGAATCCTCTGGCGGGTGTGGAGAGTTACACACAGCTTTTAGAGGGCGAGATATCGGGAGAGCCGGGAAGGACATACCTGCGCGCACTGGAACAATCCGAACAGCGGCTGCATTTTCTGACAGAAAGTTTTATCAAGATGGCGCGGCTGGAACAACAGATGATCCAGATCAAAAAAACAACTGATGCTCTGGCGGATACGATATTTTCAGCGGTACTTCTGGTACAGAAAGCGGCAGAAGAAAAGCAGATGGAAGTGGAAGTAACCGGAGCGGAAGAGACAAAAGTGTGGCATGATGGGAACTGGCTTGGCGAAGCGGTCTATAATCTATTGGACAACAGCGTAAAATACGCACCGGAACACTCGAAGATCCGGGTCGTCGTGCGGCAGGATGAAATGTATACAAGAATCGTGGTATCCGACGATGGCATCGGGATTCCGAAAGGAGAAGAAAACCGGATCTTTCAGCGGTTTTACCGGGGAAGCAGAGTGACCGGAGAACCGGGATTTGGTCTGGGACTGTATATCAGCCGGGAGATCGTGACGCTCCACGGCGGATTCATGAAAGCAAAAAGAAAAGAACAGGGACTGGAAGTAGCGATTTTTCTTCCCGTGTAA
- a CDS encoding ABC transporter permease — MKNNNQKILRLLAKREYQENKRRNRILIGTVAFAVWMIFCVFSLAIGKIQADHLLMVRNGGTKASTTLEDPSEEQYRKIQELAYIRSAGMETDFAATDAFLCTVLDKTAWENMQKPAYTDIHGEYPTKENEIMLPMRALKLLGVSKPKLGMVISVTMTDSEGEEHSGDFRLSGYYTEYVDPSMGKAYGYFSKTYLDQLDLSKVSRTLLIEQSGSVDGQTVEDRLYQDIPMRDDSQQFFGGTGLDLEAVTEVVGGYDIAVVMAVVILVAAWLLIYNVLHISYGKDIRRFGLLKTLGTTGRQIRSIAYRQIFKIAVLGCLWGSVAGIAFTLTGIPALLSRMYLHGLGRASAMIAFRPWMLAASVCFGMLVTFLGAAGVIRKIGKLSPVESIQYMEKVSVGRKSKRQSKDPLKAMAWRNLFRFRKRCVLTIVSLTLGICVALSAVVITKGTDMTNQIEAENHDFKIMTNISSGTISQYPTEETYFPENLIEKMTGLDGVETVAKVTGGYGKLQLDEKILDLRRETLEGNQIPEENAENREETAPKLYEFVAEQVSDTYLEELKVFNEEKDLGLDIDSVEAGTGAIMLHYNLFSRIEAQKGREDVGETFSTYTVQGEKTADMKFCGYLNFKEKGLPALDTTWNGPGIVYFLVSEKGMERMQLPVQTFVLEMDVNRSMEPMIRESVEKSVDSYNMQFVTGSSHGDYISDARTLMLVSKSELLSAARSYIAASRIIMYGLCLVLLFMGSMNYFHVIVTGYTVRQKEFSMMQSIGMTTPQLKNMTRMEGIFYGLIVGVLVLTVGSGVLGAVAVVMKSRVGYFRFVYPWRELIGVLLILGGLCVAIPEGVFRRMWKNREIERGF, encoded by the coding sequence ATGAAAAATAACAACCAGAAGATTCTGCGGCTGCTGGCAAAAAGGGAATATCAGGAAAATAAAAGACGAAACCGGATCCTGATCGGAACGGTTGCATTTGCCGTATGGATGATATTTTGTGTATTCAGTCTGGCTATCGGAAAGATACAGGCAGATCATCTGCTGATGGTAAGAAATGGAGGAACGAAAGCCAGCACAACACTGGAGGATCCATCGGAAGAACAGTATCGGAAAATACAGGAACTGGCATATATCCGATCTGCGGGAATGGAAACGGATTTTGCTGCCACAGACGCTTTTTTGTGTACAGTGTTAGACAAGACGGCGTGGGAAAACATGCAGAAACCGGCGTATACGGATATTCATGGAGAGTATCCGACGAAAGAGAATGAAATTATGCTGCCCATGCGGGCTCTGAAGCTGCTTGGGGTTAGCAAACCGAAGCTAGGGATGGTAATCTCGGTGACGATGACGGACAGTGAGGGAGAAGAACACTCCGGGGATTTCCGGTTGTCTGGATATTATACGGAATATGTAGATCCTTCGATGGGAAAAGCGTACGGCTATTTTTCAAAGACCTATCTGGATCAGCTGGATCTTTCGAAAGTGTCGAGAACGTTACTGATCGAACAGAGCGGGAGTGTGGATGGTCAGACGGTGGAAGACCGGCTGTATCAGGATATTCCGATGCGGGATGACAGTCAGCAGTTTTTCGGCGGTACCGGACTGGATCTGGAGGCTGTGACTGAGGTGGTCGGCGGATATGATATCGCAGTGGTGATGGCTGTGGTGATCTTAGTTGCTGCGTGGCTGTTGATCTATAATGTGCTTCATATTTCCTATGGGAAAGATATCCGAAGATTCGGGCTGTTAAAAACCCTGGGAACGACCGGACGGCAGATTCGAAGCATCGCGTACCGCCAGATCTTTAAAATCGCGGTTCTGGGATGCCTTTGGGGAAGTGTGGCAGGTATTGCATTTACCTTGACGGGGATTCCGGCATTGCTTTCGAGGATGTATCTGCATGGTCTGGGAAGAGCCTCTGCGATGATCGCGTTTCGGCCTTGGATGCTGGCAGCGTCTGTCTGCTTCGGGATGCTGGTTACATTTCTCGGAGCCGCAGGTGTTATCCGGAAAATCGGAAAACTTTCTCCTGTGGAATCGATACAGTATATGGAAAAAGTATCTGTAGGGAGAAAAAGTAAAAGACAGAGCAAAGATCCGTTGAAAGCGATGGCATGGAGAAATCTGTTCCGTTTTCGGAAACGGTGTGTGCTGACGATTGTTTCTCTTACTCTCGGGATCTGCGTGGCACTTTCTGCCGTTGTGATCACGAAGGGAACGGATATGACCAACCAGATCGAGGCGGAGAACCACGATTTTAAGATCATGACAAATATATCCTCCGGGACGATCAGCCAGTATCCGACGGAGGAGACGTATTTTCCGGAAAATCTGATTGAAAAAATGACAGGTCTTGACGGGGTGGAAACGGTGGCGAAGGTAACGGGCGGTTATGGCAAGTTACAGCTGGATGAAAAAATCCTGGATCTTCGAAGAGAGACACTGGAAGGGAATCAAATCCCTGAGGAGAATGCGGAAAATAGAGAAGAAACCGCTCCAAAACTTTATGAATTTGTGGCAGAACAGGTCAGTGATACCTATCTGGAAGAACTGAAAGTGTTTAATGAAGAGAAAGATCTGGGTCTGGATATTGACAGTGTGGAGGCAGGAACGGGTGCAATCATGCTACACTATAATCTGTTTTCGAGAATCGAAGCACAAAAAGGCAGAGAGGATGTGGGAGAGACATTTTCCACTTATACTGTGCAGGGAGAAAAGACGGCGGATATGAAGTTTTGCGGCTACCTGAACTTTAAAGAAAAGGGGCTTCCGGCACTCGACACGACCTGGAACGGACCGGGGATCGTGTATTTTCTGGTGAGCGAGAAAGGGATGGAGCGGATGCAGCTGCCGGTACAGACCTTTGTGCTGGAGATGGACGTCAACCGATCGATGGAGCCGATGATCCGGGAATCCGTAGAAAAATCCGTGGACAGCTACAATATGCAGTTCGTGACGGGAAGCAGTCATGGAGATTATATCTCGGATGCGCGGACACTGATGCTGGTAAGCAAATCAGAACTGTTGTCCGCTGCCAGATCCTATATCGCGGCCAGCCGAATCATCATGTACGGACTCTGTCTGGTGCTGCTTTTTATGGGATCAATGAACTATTTCCATGTGATCGTAACCGGATATACCGTAAGACAAAAAGAATTTTCCATGATGCAAAGCATCGGCATGACAACCCCGCAGCTGAAGAACATGACGCGGATGGAAGGGATTTTCTACGGACTGATCGTCGGGGTTCTGGTACTGACGGTGGGAAGTGGCGTGCTCGGTGCGGTTGCCGTGGTGATGAAAAGCCGGGTTGGTTATTTTAGATTTGTGTACCCGTGGAGAGAACTGATCGGTGTACTGCTGATCCTCGGCGGACTCTGCGTGGCAATCCCGGAAGGGGTGTTCCGGCGGATGTGGAAGAACCGGGAAATTGAGAGGGGGTTCTGA
- a CDS encoding GntR family transcriptional regulator, producing the protein MAKKQFLYENVYNDLKQKIECGDLKPGDKLAVEEDMIAHYGVSAITVKKALNLLAEEHRIRRIRGKGSFVMEYPEVGRIEVEEKAVLPEKSEIPQTGEPVLGVIFEHISSSYGLQIMYELEQQARKAGYHLYPCFSYGNRELETQAIRYLRGIGAKGMFVMPCHGSYYNTEILRLVIDGYPTVLIDKKLDGISLDSVRTDNVQSMSRLVRYFAETGKKKIGFITVEETGTSSLGERNEGFYQGISEYGMTPVGKCSLPYITYDNPVEARGEIYRKQIAEYIERYSKELEGIVCGEYSVAMETEAVLEAKALKGRIEVCCMDENHIGSGQYKLTHIRQDEQKIAQCAMERMLDKLIGNTGEEKDYLIPGIFMEKIASEKE; encoded by the coding sequence ATGGCGAAGAAGCAGTTTCTATACGAAAATGTATATAATGATCTGAAACAGAAGATAGAGTGTGGTGATCTGAAACCGGGTGATAAACTTGCGGTGGAGGAGGATATGATTGCACATTACGGAGTGAGCGCGATCACGGTAAAAAAAGCACTGAATCTTCTGGCAGAAGAACACAGGATTCGCAGGATCAGAGGGAAAGGCAGCTTTGTCATGGAATACCCGGAAGTTGGCAGGATTGAGGTGGAAGAAAAAGCGGTATTACCGGAAAAATCGGAGATTCCTCAGACAGGGGAACCTGTTCTCGGAGTGATTTTTGAACATATCAGTTCCAGCTATGGTCTGCAGATCATGTATGAACTGGAGCAGCAGGCCAGAAAGGCGGGATACCATCTGTACCCATGTTTTTCCTACGGAAACCGGGAACTGGAGACACAGGCAATCCGCTATCTACGCGGTATCGGTGCGAAGGGAATGTTTGTAATGCCATGCCATGGCTCGTATTATAATACCGAGATTCTTCGACTGGTGATTGACGGATATCCCACTGTACTTATTGATAAAAAATTGGATGGAATTTCACTGGATTCGGTACGGACGGACAATGTGCAGAGCATGTCGCGGCTGGTTCGGTATTTTGCGGAAACCGGGAAGAAAAAAATAGGATTTATCACAGTGGAAGAAACAGGAACGTCTTCACTTGGAGAACGCAATGAAGGATTTTATCAGGGAATCTCCGAATATGGTATGACTCCGGTCGGAAAGTGTAGTCTCCCGTATATTACCTATGATAATCCGGTGGAAGCCCGCGGAGAGATCTATCGAAAACAGATTGCAGAGTATATTGAGAGATACAGCAAGGAACTCGAAGGTATCGTATGTGGTGAGTACAGTGTTGCCATGGAGACAGAGGCTGTTCTGGAAGCAAAAGCGTTAAAGGGCAGAATAGAAGTGTGCTGCATGGATGAAAACCACATCGGATCCGGGCAGTACAAACTGACACATATCCGCCAGGATGAGCAGAAAATCGCGCAGTGTGCGATGGAGCGTATGCTGGATAAACTGATTGGAAACACCGGAGAGGAAAAAGACTATCTGATTCCGGGGATCTTTATGGAGAAAATCGCTTCTGAAAAAGAATAA
- a CDS encoding HAD family hydrolase produces MSKKLIVFIDSGDTLVNEGTEYRNEGSPIVQSCELIDGAKELLLTLKERGYTIELVADGYTQSFDNSYGQHGLKNIFDARTISEEVGEKKPSQAMFETAMKLLHLTDEDKKRIIMVGNNLERDIVGANRFGITSVFIKWSPRYPMEPKNEEEVPDYIIHKPLELLDLVEKLEAELEKTEGTHGEEAVSIRKCI; encoded by the coding sequence ATGAGCAAAAAATTAATCGTATTTATAGACAGCGGAGACACTTTGGTAAATGAAGGAACCGAGTACAGAAACGAAGGTTCACCGATCGTACAAAGCTGCGAATTGATCGACGGTGCAAAAGAGCTGCTTCTTACTCTGAAAGAAAGAGGGTATACGATTGAACTGGTAGCGGATGGATATACGCAGTCTTTTGATAATTCTTACGGCCAGCATGGATTGAAAAATATTTTCGATGCGAGAACGATCTCAGAGGAAGTAGGAGAAAAAAAACCATCACAGGCGATGTTTGAGACGGCGATGAAACTGCTGCATCTGACGGACGAAGATAAAAAACGTATTATTATGGTAGGGAATAATCTGGAGAGAGATATTGTGGGTGCCAACCGTTTTGGGATTACTTCTGTATTTATCAAATGGAGTCCGAGGTATCCGATGGAGCCGAAAAATGAGGAAGAAGTGCCGGATTATATTATCCACAAACCACTGGAACTGTTGGATCTGGTGGAAAAATTGGAGGCAGAATTAGAAAAAACGGAGGGTACTCATGGCGAAGAAGCAGTTTCTATACGAAAATGTATATAA